From the Pseudorasbora parva isolate DD20220531a chromosome 2, ASM2467924v1, whole genome shotgun sequence genome, the window agtggtagccaatgcagagtcGAGTCGGTAATATGAAATGAGGATCatgccattttggcaatatagaggtgttcaatattttaaagactatttgattggtctgaacagtttctgctCGGGCAAAATTACTCCTcaatggatcgagtccagaccgaattgccctaCCTCAAATTTTGTGGCTGCAGCTGGCATCCAGTCTAGTTCAACCCAATAATGAGATGTATAGCTACTACCTCTCACAGTCTCGCTTTAATTTCTGTTCAAAAtcaaagatggcgctactgtgAATAAGGTCTATACTAACCAACCGCAGAAACATATGTCACAGCAGTCTCAGGACAGCAGCTCCAATAAATATTGGGAAAATCCCTTAAAAGTGGTTTTAAACCACACTGATTGACTTTTATTACACTGCAGTTTGAAGAAGAAAATACCAAATTTGCACATGGTTGATCTTGAAGCGCACGATAgacatagggtgttttcacacctgaaagtccgcaccgaggtccgaaccaaagtttgtgtttggacatttggttctttttggtttgctttcacattgcagttatatcagcgcaccaaagaactttacatgacgcactggcgtcctgtcgtcatcatctatgtgggctgcatcttaacattgattggtttgttagcggacgtgcgtctgacgtcagtgtgttgtcaattcagcggctaactttgacaggaatgaatgaacagacgcatatcgttggcaatactgttaatattatggcactactatctgcagcaccaactatactcgaggcaaatcCACCAAATGAACAtcctcgttgtgcaaacattttatcggcgccgacaggaaaggaggagctcctagaagataggctttttagccaaacaatgtgttttattttatagttatgtttaaatattataatgttatttttaaatttcatctaggctatattgattatgaaacgtgcacagatgtgcaatatatgtcaaagacattgagtcagaaataattttgaccacttcattaagatttgttttgtagaaagctttgtattttgtatcttaattttaataaatgtttcatcatttgcctgaatttaataaataagcttaaataaataatatagcagacatccCGTGTAGGGGTGTGCTCAAAATATCGATTCTTAGATACATACCGATATAATAAAAAAGGATACAGTATCGATATTATAGCCCTTAGTATCGATACTCCCCCCAGCCGTTAGGGGGCGCAGCGACACCCgcgagttaaaaaaaaactcatggAAAATGTTGAAGATTTTAGAAGCGCAGTTGTCCCTAAAGGCAGATGTTTGGACACACGCAAAGGAAGGAAACCAAGGGATCGATAAAACAAATGCAATCTGCAAGCATTGCCAGGCTTCTATATGCTACACCGGTAATACAGCGagcgtacactgtgcgaattcgggCACTCGGGAgctcgtgagatattgcagacgctacgagtcattcaatttgatcatcgcatcaaatcagctggtacacggcacgactgtttctgcaccgcgagccggccgcgatcacacgagttttcgtgttaaacacagacaccggagctttcaatgttgctgctatagcttcagataaaaaaaaaataaagaaaaaatatgtgtgcaaatgatttgttgaaaagcagagaacagtagccattccttttaaccgaaacaaccagagggagagagaagggtgcacgtgagagagagaaagtgtgtgtgtgtgtgtgtgtgtgtgtgtgtgtgtgtgtgtgaacgctgtAGCCTATgtttgcagccactgagctaataatactcatagattgagcctatgtgaagtgcttgtgcatgatttggcaataggggacagccatatgccaaaatcgggccgactccccgaactttttaaacatgtttaaaaattatcgtaaggtcgggaggtgctcgTGAGTTATCCTATCCGTCGTCATAGGACAAAGCTAGCATTACCAAGATTATCCTTTTCTCAACCTGCCTTTTTGAGGACAAACCTGGtcaaaaagatttttaaaaatccatCCAGTTATGAGGTAGATTAGATTTGTTGTTGTGCCAAATGTTAAAGCAAGATGTAGCATTTAAgtgatttcatagtgaaatatTTTATGGCAGTACATGGTGTCACAACAAATGAATTATAAGAAGATATAATAAGAATAAGCGTAATAATAAGATGTTGTATTTGTGTGAGCTCAGACTGTTACCCTTGGAAAGTTAAATGTTGACTTGTGGTAATTTCCAGATTAATACAATTTGTGTACAATTAATCAGAGCACTTAAAGTTGCAAATATTTAAGCAAAATGCGCTTTGTTATAATGCACTTTTGTCTTCCAtaaattgaagaaaaatgcagaGTTCTGTTTGTTGAATAAATGTGTTCAGCATTAACTAATTAACTCTGGcccatgtatttttattgaatcGTATCGAATTTTCACATTGTATCAAATCGTATCGAGACAGCTCTGTATCGAGGTACGTATCGAATCGTGACCTGTGTATCGAGATATGTATCGTATCGCCAGGTTCTCCAAGGTATACAGCCCTAATCCCGTGACGGAgtgatcatttgcgttgcacatgaactggagcggtctcataaataaaccgaaactcagcataacgttacttgtctcacagacattagaaatatatataggcctatatatatatatatatatatatatatatatatatatatatatatatatatatatatatatatatatatatatattcacaagcAGAGCACGCCGTTCACGCGAGCTGACATGACTACACAAGCGgttttgtttaaaatgctgcgtgatcactgctgctcacgtgtgttgtgagtttaatctgtgttttttcactaatcctacaccagaacttcctgtaaatggtctgaaagtccgaactatacagaaaatgctttcacacaagaatcgaaccgaacctttgttcagtttggtccggaccgagactacctcttttcgtcggaccaaatttcgtctgtttggtccggaccatggtccgagggaggtttcacatctgtaattttggttcgtgccaaactgaaaagtccgaaaatccagaccaaacaaggtaggtgtgaaagcacccataGATAACATTagaaacttgattttcacccCAGGGGGTCTTTAATCACTCGAGGAATGAATCTTAACTGATTAACCACCACCTGCAATTCATTTTCGCCTCCCTCAATATGTTTCTATTGCCTGATGATAAAGTGTGCTGATGATTAAAAGTGTTTAAATATCACTGCCATTGTCAGCGGAGATGATTGAGAGAAGCTATTGAGCAGTAAACAGCAGTAGATCTTAACAGAAGTTCTGCGAGGTTTCTGAAAGAGCCGATTGATAATCGTTTGGTGTTGGATGATTGCTCTTAATGGCTGTGAGGGAGAGTTGTGTTTGGAAAGGGCTCATTTTAGCTCTCTTCATTTTTGCTGTTGCCGGACAGACATCAGGGCCGTAAgtatcatttaaatgtttgcaGTGAAgaggtttgtaaaaaaaaaaaaaaaaccttgtacaAATGCTTAATTGTAACTTATTTTTCCACAGGTTCTTCATGGTGACGTTTCCTGCAGTGATTGAGTCAGGCTCTGATGCCAAATTATGTGTAACACTTCTGAAAGCCCAAGAGAGTCTCAAGATGACGGTTTCTCTGCTTGATGACAAGAACAGGACGACTCAACTTGTGCAGCAGGTTTCTTCTATGCCGTTTCACCGCTGCTTTAATTTCCAGGTCTGTTATCATGAGACATGTGGCTTTTTCTAGTCTGGTTTGTTGTATATCAACTGAGTTTCTCTACAGGCTCCTCGAGTAGATGGAGAATCTGTGCAGAAGCTGAAGGTGGATGTTCAAGGGAGGACCTTCAGAGCGGCCGAAGAGAGGAAGGTCATGTTCAGACGCTACCTGAATTTGACCTTCATCCAAACAGACAAACCCATCTACAATCCAGGACAAACGGGTGAGTAGTTCGTGACCCTTGGTTAAATATAAGGGCTGCAGACAGTCCCTTACGGTACAGGTTCTGATCATCTTCAAATGCATGCTGCAAATCATTTGAGTGTTTATTGCTGTTTTTGCAGTGAATTTCAGAGTTGTCACCATGGATCCCAAATTTGTACCTTTTGATCAGATGGTAAGGCCTGACCATGGACTTCGGTTTCAGTTGTGCACGTTTCACTAATGACTTTGCTGCATCAATGCTTGTGCTTTTAAATGCCTAATATTCCTGTCTTTGTGTCTTGCAGTACAATCTGGTGGTGGTGGAGGTGAGGATTTGCTCCAGTGCAAGTCTTTGAATGGAGCTGAagcgttgttgttgttgttgtttgtcatCCGTTGGTAGTTTTTCCCTCTGAGCtgttaattgttttaataggacaataataataatcggATTGCTCAGTGGACAAATGTTTCCTCAACGGGGTCGATCTTGCAACTCTCTCATGAGTTAAACCCAGAGGCTCAGACAGGGATGTATACACTAAAGGCTTTTATTGGTGACCGACTGAGGTCCCAAgtttttgaggtaaaaaaatatggtaAGTCGTTGTTCCTATAATGTACAGCAGTTCAATGATATATCTGCGGTTGTGATCTAAAGCATCTCTTTTCTGATTTAGTTTTGCCCAAATTTGATGTGACCCTAAACGTACCACAGATGTACAGTGTTGGAGATGTGGGACTGACCGTTCAGGCTTGTGCCAAGTGAGTGAGGCTTATGTTCTCTTGTTTTGTGGTTGGTCAGTTCTTGATCCTGCTCCTTGTGCGGTTTCCCAGATACACATATGGCCAACCTGTTCCTGGTCAAGCATTGCTGGAAGTGTGCCGTGATCCCTTTCCATATGCTGTTCCAAATGATGTGGCTCCGGATTTGACACGTCGGTGTCTGAATAAAACCGCAAAGGTGTGACTGCTGCCTTAGTGCTGAGGGTTTGTCTGCTTGTGCTTGCCTTTAATATGAATCTCTCTCCTGCTACCAGATGAATGCTACGGGCTGTGCCTCTCTTACTGTCGACACATCAGTATTTTTCAACACCAAGTTTGAAAATTATATGCAAGATCTCTTTCTTGTAAATGTGAACGTCACTGAGGAGGGAACAGGTGAGCTATTGGCTGAGCTGAACCAACAGCACATGCTTGAATTGGATGGCTTGATTTATTTGTTCCCTGTCCAGATGTTGTGATGTCAAAGTCTGCAACCGTGTCCATTACATTTGAAGTCGGCAAGGTCACGTTTGTGGACCTCCCGGATTATTTTGAACCCGGATCAGTGATTAATGGAAAGGCAAGTAAAAGTTTATCCCTGGTCGCAGAAGCCTTTAAATTGGTTCCTAACCTTGATCGTTCCCAACAGATATCGGTGTCTCGTTTCAATGGGACTCCAATTGCGAACAAAGCAGTGTATTTCCTGGATGGTAACAGCTGGCCAAACAAACGGCTGCTGAATCTGACCACAAACCAGAATGGGCTGGTCATGTTCTCCCTCAAGACTGCTGATCTTCCAAAAGCTGATCTCAATCTGGTGGTACGATTTGCTCTTTATATTTTGTGACATGAAGATGTATCTCTCTCTTGCAAGAAACTGATTCCGTTCATTGTTCCCCAGGCAAGTGCGACTCCAGAGGTTGTTTATAATTACAAATCACCATACTTCACTACAGATTCAAGGGTTGTTCAACTTTCTACTTCTGACAGCCCATCACTTAGTGAACTGACTATATTGAAACTCGAGCAGCCGCTCAAATGTGGGGCTGTGTTTCCAGTGACCGTGAAGTATTCTTTTGTTGGAGAGACTGGCGACTACATTGCTGACATAATCTATATGGTGAGtggacattttaatttgtgctgGTCTGTTTGTTCAGCGCCTTGTATCCACCTGTGTGTCTTCTGTCAGGTCTTGTCCAGGGGAGTGATCGTCCTCCATGGATTTCAGACGGTCAAAGCGAGGGCTTCTGATACCGTCACGAGCGGCTCTGTGTCGTTCCAGCTGTCTGTCAGTGTCGCTATGGCTCCAGCAGTGCAGATTCTGGTCTACTGCGTTCTGCCCAGTGGTGATGTAGCTGCAGCTAGTGTGTCGTTTGATACTGAAATGTGTTTCCAAAACCAGGTATGATGTGCACTAGCATCTGTTTGGCTTATGCGGGGAATGGTGACATGCCCTACAGCGTGTTGGTCCTTGTTTCAGGTGTCTCTACGGTTTTCTCCTGCTACGGCTGTTCCTGCTGAGGGAAATGTTCTGACTGTCTCTGCTCAAGCAGGATCTCTGTGTGGCCTTAGTGCTGTAGATCAGAGCGTCCGGATCTTGGAGCCAGGAAGACGTCTGAGTGCTGAAATGGTATCATTTTTAACAAACTTAAAGGATCCTTTTTCTTTTAGGCTGTAATATTTTATCAGTTCATTAAAGTTGTGTTTAGTGCAACAAGTCGCTGGTTCAAAGCATCTGCCGAATTAATGAATGTAGACCTATCAAATGTGACTGAAGGTGGTCTGCTGGAAGCTCTGCtctactttttaaagttaaatggATTTCCTACAAAAACCATCAATTTGCTTCAGATGGACTtcattaaccccctggagccatgtggtttacttttataatggcaggATTCTTAACTTTCATTTGATGACATACCCTTTAAATCTGTTGTCTACTCATAGACATGCTCCCATTTAACTCGGCTTAACTAATGTTTACTAGATTAATGTGGTTAAATGATCCATGTGCTTTATCCCCCCACCCCCTGTTCTCAGGTGTTCAACTTGCTCCCAGTGCGATTGCAATCAGATTATCCATATGAAGTTGAGGATGAACAGGAGTGTCTGAATGTTCGAGCCCGTCGAGCTGTTCCTACAGAACAAGCCTACGAAACCTTCAAGGTAGAAAGTTAATCATTACTAAATCCTccttcatttttcaaaaatcttatgtttgtttgttcatttggaAGAATGCAGGGATGAAGGTTGCAACAAATTTGCCTATCAGAGCACCTCAGTGTCTGACGTACAGAGGCCTGGAATATTATCGCAACTTCTCTAATGGTATGTCTGTTACTTTGACTCTTGCTCTGGAAATTGCTACATGACTTGCAGATTCAGTTGCTATAAACACAATTGTCCTGCAGTGTTTTTTCGCCGGTTCCCTGAACCTATGGTATTGGCTGCTGCTCTTCCATTAGAAGAAAGTGAGGATGACACATCCTCTTTTGACGTGACCGTTAGAACTTACTTTCCAGAAACGTGGATCTGGCAGCTTGCTCAAGTGGGGTTGGTGTGAATTCTTTTGTTCCATCTCTAAAGCTAGCTGCCCACAATATTTACTTCTCATTCCCATTATTTCACTCTTTTTCTGCTATCCTTCAGAGCCACTGGATCCACACAAATTCCCATCACTGTTCCTGACACCATCACCACATGGGAGACTGAGGCATTCTGCCTGTCCTCCAAAGGTTTCGGTCTGGCTCCTCCTGCTCTGCTGACGGTCTTCCAGCCCTTCTTCCTGGAGCTCTCCCTGCCATACTCCATCGTCCGTGGGGAGTCTTTTGATCTGAAGGCCACTGTCTTCAGCTATCTGTCCAAGTGCATCCTGGTCTGTCATGGTTTATTTTCCTTTATATAATGGCTCTGTATAGAAGGTCCCGACTTTGCTCCATGTGCCGTTTCATTGGCAGGTTAAAGTGACTCCAGCTTCATCCACAAACTTTACTCTTAAAGAATATCCTGATCCGTACACATCCTGTCTTTGTGGCAATGGGAGGAAGACCTTCAAATGGGCTCTCTCAGCTTCTGTTCTTGGTCAGTTTTGGACTGTTTCTGAATTTGAAGTGAATGTGGCGTTGCTCACTTCCTGTCTGTCACCACAGGAACTGTCAACGTGACGGTCAATGCTTCAGCTGAGCCATCCCGGACTCGATGTGGCACTGAGGCCGTGACCGTGCCGACGAGAGGCCGCATTGACGTAGTTACTCGAAGTCTACTTGTCCTGGTAAGTGTTAACCAGCCTTCTGGAGTTTGATCATGGAGCTCATTCTGTTATACTGATGTgcttttattgccttttttaaAGCCTGAAGGCGTTGAAAGGACAAACACCCAGAGTTGGTTACTGTGTCCAAAGGGTTTGTTTGCACTCAATGATTCCCCAATACATTTCTCCCTGCACGGCCAAAAACATTAGCCTAGCGCCTAATGCTGATCCATTTTGTTTGGTCTGCAGGAAACGTTCTTTCTGAAGATGTGACTCTGACTCTTCCAACAAACGTGATTCCGGGATCAGCTAGATGCTCAGTTTCAGTCCTTGGTAAAGCATTTCTAGTATTAGAAACTGACAGGTGGTGATTTGCAGAATCAATTAGATTTTGATGTGGGTTTTATGTCTGTCCTTTTTGTAGGGGATATAATGGGTCGTGCGCTGAAGAATCTAGATGGGTTAATACAGATGCCATCTGGCTGTGGAGAACAGAATATGATCATTCTTGCTCCCAATATTTACATCCTGCTGTACCTGAAGGTCACGGGGCAACTCACCGCAGCCATTCGAGAGACCGCCACGGGCTACCTTCAAATCGGTATGGCTGAACAGATCCATTAAAGAATTTAAATTCATCATGGAAAACTCTTTGCAGGGCTTCTATTTCCCTGACATAAAGGCTTTCCAAAACTTGATAGTTTGAGGGGATGGATAGGTAGCGccccatcccccccccccccccccccccccccccggttGTCAATCATTGCTTGAGACCCTTCCTGACTAATTTTCATGTGGTTTTTGACCTGAACAGGATACCAAGGACAACTGAACTACAGGCACAGTGATGGCTCGTACAGTACTTTTGGCTATGATGCATCCAATACATGGTGAGTTTCATGCTATTGTGGTTTTATGTAACTTGCGTCACCAGCAGTTTAACATGCTTCCTCCATGGCCAGGTTGACCGCCTTTGTCATGAGGTGTTTTGGTTTGGCAACGCAATTTGTTTTCATCGATCCGAATGTCCTTCAGAGTGCAAAGGACTGGCTAATAAGTCAGCAGGGTTCTAATGGCTGTTTCGTGCAACAGGGAACGTTGTACCACAATGACATGAAGGTACATCAATGGTTATCAAATGGACCGTAAACCATAAGCTCTGTCTGAGgcttttttttgtgtattttaggGTGGAGTTGGTGACAACGTCACCATGACCGCCTACATCGTCGCATGTCTTCTTGAAATAGGCGTCCCTGTCACAGTAAAAACCCTTTCAGTAGTTGTATGAGCTCCTTGCGGTTCTGGCTGTTGTCTGAGATCTGCTTCGCTTTCAGGATCCCATCATTACCAACGCTCTGTCCTGCTTGAGGCCTGTTGTTGGGAACCTGGGAAACACTTATGCCACGGCTCTGCTGGCCTACACCTTCAGTCTAGCTGGAGAGACCACCACTCGATCACAGCTTTTAACTGCCTTGAACAACCTTGCCATTTCTGAAGGTGAAATTCACCAGGATCTTGAGTGGTGTGTGTATAGTCTTAAGCATTGCCTCGAATGTCAACTTTCTTAGTAGAAAGGACTTTTGTAAAGGTAGGAGTTTTGTATAAACACCGAGCAATAGGTTGACATGCACAAAGCCTTTATGAAGTTTAAGTGTATTCTGTACTTTGGTTGCACAAGGTTTAAGCTGCAAACGACACTTTCAATGTGAACATCGCTCAATCAATTTGCTATACAAATGTATCATAGCTCAGTGCATTTTGCATTTAATACTTGTACATTGGCTATGGCAGTTTCCACACTTCATTAAGTTAAGTAGCAAATCAGTATCATA encodes:
- the LOC137047236 gene encoding alpha-2-macroglobulin-like protein 1, giving the protein MAVRESCVWKGLILALFIFAVAGQTSGPFFMVTFPAVIESGSDAKLCVTLLKAQESLKMTVSLLDDKNRTTQLVQQVSSMPFHRCFNFQAPRVDGESVQKLKVDVQGRTFRAAEERKVMFRRYLNLTFIQTDKPIYNPGQTVNFRVVTMDPKFVPFDQMYNLVVVEDNNNNRIAQWTNVSSTGSILQLSHELNPEAQTGMYTLKAFIGDRLRSQVFEVKKYVLPKFDVTLNVPQMYSVGDVGLTVQACAKYTYGQPVPGQALLEVCRDPFPYAVPNDVAPDLTRRCLNKTAKMNATGCASLTVDTSVFFNTKFENYMQDLFLVNVNVTEEGTDVVMSKSATVSITFEVGKVTFVDLPDYFEPGSVINGKISVSRFNGTPIANKAVYFLDGNSWPNKRLLNLTTNQNGLVMFSLKTADLPKADLNLVASATPEVVYNYKSPYFTTDSRVVQLSTSDSPSLSELTILKLEQPLKCGAVFPVTVKYSFVGETGDYIADIIYMVLSRGVIVLHGFQTVKARASDTVTSGSVSFQLSVSVAMAPAVQILVYCVLPSGDVAAASVSFDTEMCFQNQVSLRFSPATAVPAEGNVLTVSAQAGSLCGLSAVDQSVRILEPGRRLSAEMVFNLLPVRLQSDYPYEVEDEQECLNVRARRAVPTEQAYETFKNAGMKVATNLPIRAPQCLTYRGLEYYRNFSNVFFRRFPEPMVLAAALPLEESEDDTSSFDVTVRTYFPETWIWQLAQVGATGSTQIPITVPDTITTWETEAFCLSSKGFGLAPPALLTVFQPFFLELSLPYSIVRGESFDLKATVFSYLSKCILVKVTPASSTNFTLKEYPDPYTSCLCGNGRKTFKWALSASVLGTVNVTVNASAEPSRTRCGTEAVTVPTRGRIDVVTRSLLVLPEGVERTNTQSWLLCPKGNVLSEDVTLTLPTNVIPGSARCSVSVLGDIMGRALKNLDGLIQMPSGCGEQNMIILAPNIYILLYLKVTGQLTAAIRETATGYLQIGYQGQLNYRHSDGSYSTFGYDASNTWLTAFVMRCFGLATQFVFIDPNVLQSAKDWLISQQGSNGCFVQQGTLYHNDMKGGVGDNVTMTAYIVACLLEIGVPVTDPIITNALSCLRPVVGNLGNTYATALLAYTFSLAGETTTRSQLLTALNNLAISEGAKLHWSQTIFGDTLAVEISAYVLLAVLTVQPLTTANLGYANRIVNWLVTQQNPYGGFSSTQDTVVALHALSVYAAQVFSLDGSSTVAVQSSVVGGDSYSFTVNRDNRLLYQEKLLKNVPGKYTVKASGSTCVSVQVACFYNIPTPIKDTKTLSVDAKVTGDCRPLGANLLLNFTVKYNGAKSSTNMVLVDIKLLSGFTADTSLLGSPPESFAPLVVRVDSEEDHVLIYLKEVPKGVPKTYTLQLKQVLAVKNLKPAVINIYDYYQTSDSFETTYTSPCP